The following are encoded together in the Ranitomeya imitator isolate aRanImi1 chromosome 4, aRanImi1.pri, whole genome shotgun sequence genome:
- the LOC138676639 gene encoding zinc transporter ZIP1-like: protein MEYLLQVKLGCLSGLLLLTLFFGLVPSRMKCFQAGREAQQMWLSFISCIAGGVFLAACLLDIVPDFLNDMKEAMQEQQITTNFPLPEFILGLGVLLVLIVERIVLECSNGLTEENAPLLSSSASSAAVQEHGHSHNGQRHNVEHARRHFHVDFNAHSSFRCFILILSLSLHSIFEGIAIGLQSADTEVLQIAIAILIHKSIIAVSLSLLLMQSNVKVKWFVLSMVMFALMSPIGIGIGIGVMQTQSNESSLIPATLEGLAAGTFVYITFLEILPHELNSNKWRLPKVIFILLGFSGMAGLRFLG from the exons ATGGAGTACTTGCTGCAGGTAAAGCTGGGCTGCCTGTCCGGGCTGCTGCTGCTCACCCTCTTCTTCGGATTGGTGCCGTCCAGGATGAAGTGCTTCCAGGCTGGGAGAG AggcgcagcagatgtggttgagctTTATCAGCTGCATAGCTGGGGGAGTCTTCCTGGCGGCCTGTCTGCTGGATATCGTTCCTGACTTTCTAAATGACATGAAGGAGGCGATGCAGGAGCAGCAAATAACA ACAAACTTCCCTCTGCCGGAATTCATCCTGGGGCTTGGAGTCCTCCTGGTGTTGATTGTAGAACGCATTGTTCTGGAGTGCAGCAATGGGCTGACTGAAGAGAACGCCCCGTTATTATCCAGCAGTGCCAGCTCTGCAGCTGTCCAGGAGCATGGCCACTCACACAATGGCCAACGTCACAATGTGGAACACGCCAGGCGCCACTTCCACGTGGATTTCAATGCTCACTCCTCCTTCCGCTGCTTCATACTTATCCTCTCCTTGTCTCTGCACTCCATCTTTGAAGGAATTGCCATTGGGCTCCAGAGCGCCGACACAGAGGTCCTACAAATAGCGATTGCTATTCTCATCCACAAAAGTATAATTGCTGTGAGTCTATCACTGCTCTTAATGCAGAGCAATGTGAAGGTCAAGTGGTTTGTGCTTTCAATGGTGATGTTTGCCCTCATGTCCCCTATCGGTATCGGCATAGGGATTGGGGTGATGCAGACGCAGAGCAATGAAAGCAGTCTGATTCCGGCTACTCTAGAAGGCTTAGCTGCCGGGACCTTCGTGTACATAACCTTCCTGGAGATTTTACCTCATGAACTAAACTCCAACAAATGGCGACTGCCTAAAGTCATTTTTATACTGCTGGGATTTTCTGGTATGGCAGGACTAAGGTTTTTAGGGTGA